The DNA segment GGCAGTTTCCGGCCTGAGATAGGCCTGGATCCCGCCTTCTGGGCCGATTTCCGTCTTGAACATGAGATTAAAGGGCTTTGCTTCCTGCAGCGTTCCTTTGCAATGCGGGCACTTGATGTTTTTTTCCTGGACGAGCTTTGTGGCCTCAGATACGGTCATGCCTTCTGTGGGAATATGAAGCGCATCTGCAATCAGATGATCCCCGCGGACCTTTTGGCGGCACTTGCTGCATGCCAGCATGATATCTTCAAAGCTTTCGACATGGCCTGAAGCTTTCCAGACAAAGGGATGCGTGATGATTGAGCCGTCCATACCTACAATATCTTTCCTTGAATGGACATGGAAATGCCACCAGGACTGCTTGATGTTGTTCTTCAGCTCTACTCCTAATGGACCGTAATCAAAGAAGCCTGAAAGGCCGCCGTAAATCTCTGAGTTTGGATACACAAATCCCTTGCGCTTGCAGAACGCAGCCATTTCTTCTATGGTGAGCATGGCAAGGCAATGGTGAGAGAGGATTTATAAAGTATTTGGTGGAAAATGCTCTCGTAGAGAGTTATCGGGATGCAGTGGTTATTCAGTAGTTATTCAGTATTTATTCCAAATTCTGCTGGCTACACATTGCATGTATTCCTCCTGCCATAGCTTTCCTTAGATTATAGGTGTTTGCCCATTGAGCATAGCCAGACCATCCTTGGAGGCTTTCGTGTATCGCCTCATAGGAGTATCGCCCCCCCCCAATTTTAGACATCTGCGGTTTTCTTTCAGAACTCTTTTGGAATTTCCTTAGATTGCTTCTTCTTAATAGCTTATAATGGTAGAAAATTCTGTATCCTAAAAAGGTGAGTCCATTTCTTAGCGGCATTATTTTTGATTTGTCAGTGTGAAGTTCTAATTTTAATGTTTTAAGATAGGCATTTATTTTGTTTTGGCAGTGTCTAAGCGTATTTTTATCTTCATGGAGGACAACGAAGTCATCAACATATCGTATGTAATATTTTGCTTTTAATTCGTGTTTCACGAAATAGTCCAATTCATTGAGATAGACATTGGCAAAGAACTGGGAGGTTAGATTCCCGAGGGGCATGCCTCTGCCTTTTACTTTTGTATCGAAATTGCTGAGGATTTTTTGGATAAGCCGAATAACTTTTTCGTCTGTTATTTTTCTTTTGATAATCC comes from the Candidatus Nanoarchaeia archaeon genome and includes:
- a CDS encoding reverse transcriptase/maturase family protein; protein product: MKTYKNLYTKLCSPENLELAFKKARKRKTKKWYVIEFEKNLSSELEKLRHELETGTYNPKPLQRFIIKDPKTRVIHASKFRDRVVYHALVNILEPIYEKIFIYDSYAGRLRKGAHNAITRFDRFKRKASKNGKQVRNAQNNNQIQGYALKADIRHYFEAVNHQILIRIIKRKITDEKVIRLIQKILSNFDTKVKGRGMPLGNLTSQFFANVYLNELDYFVKHELKAKYYIRYVDDFVVLHEDKNTLRHCQNKINAYLKTLKLELHTDKSKIMPLRNGLTFLGYRIFYHYKLLRRSNLRKFQKSSERKPQMSKIGGGRYSYEAIHESLQGWSGYAQWANTYNLRKAMAGGIHAMCSQQNLE